In the Streptomyces fradiae ATCC 10745 = DSM 40063 genome, one interval contains:
- a CDS encoding APC family permease, with protein sequence MRNTSGRGLRPNALGTFDTVVMAVAGSAPAYTLAATTAVLVGAVGLAAPAALLYCALPVLGIVLAYGRLGRLDANAGAAYSWVGRTLHPFLGFLCGWALVVSTTLFMVAGSVPAGALTLSLFDPALAEDTWAATAVGACWFTAMLLVVLGGVRLTVRAQLVVSGVELVLLLLFVLGAVVRGGAAAAFDWSWLGFGHFDGVSGFASGALIAAFYYWGWDVTSNLSEETRDGRRTAGLSALIGVGVVFLLFEAFTIAVNVILTAEEITTHGGAGTLALLGEAIWPGAGGKLLVLAVMLSTVATLETTLIQVTRTLFAMGRDRTVPAAFGRVHRRWNTPWVAVAVVGAVALALFVASNAFGSVGAILAGAVGAMGLQIAFYYGLAGLAAVVAYRRLLLTSVRDFVLGGVWPLAGAVFMLWIFCESLTALPAASLCVGLGGLAAGLIPMIWYWRRGSSYYRPAKLDAVRALAAETGRTHGSHDPYDPAGPYGDVPRQHRPAADETLATDF encoded by the coding sequence ATGCGCAACACATCCGGCAGAGGGCTGAGACCCAACGCGCTGGGCACGTTCGACACCGTCGTGATGGCGGTCGCGGGCAGCGCCCCGGCCTACACGCTCGCCGCGACGACGGCCGTGCTCGTCGGCGCCGTCGGCCTCGCGGCCCCCGCCGCGCTGCTGTACTGCGCGCTCCCCGTGCTCGGCATCGTGCTGGCGTACGGGCGGCTCGGGCGGCTCGACGCCAACGCGGGCGCCGCGTACTCGTGGGTGGGCCGCACCCTGCACCCGTTCCTCGGGTTCCTGTGCGGCTGGGCGCTCGTCGTGTCCACGACGCTGTTCATGGTGGCGGGCTCGGTGCCGGCCGGGGCGCTGACGCTGTCGCTGTTCGATCCCGCGCTGGCGGAGGACACCTGGGCGGCGACGGCGGTGGGGGCCTGCTGGTTCACGGCGATGCTGCTGGTGGTGCTGGGCGGGGTCCGGCTCACCGTGCGGGCGCAGCTCGTCGTCTCCGGTGTGGAGCTGGTCCTCCTGCTGCTGTTCGTGCTGGGCGCGGTGGTGCGCGGCGGAGCGGCGGCGGCCTTCGACTGGTCGTGGCTGGGATTCGGCCACTTCGACGGGGTGTCGGGCTTCGCGTCGGGCGCGCTGATCGCGGCGTTCTACTACTGGGGCTGGGACGTCACGAGCAACCTGAGCGAGGAGACCCGCGACGGCCGCCGCACCGCCGGGCTGTCGGCGCTGATCGGGGTCGGGGTGGTGTTCCTGCTGTTCGAGGCGTTCACCATCGCCGTCAACGTCATCCTGACCGCCGAGGAGATCACCACGCACGGCGGGGCCGGCACCCTGGCGCTGCTCGGTGAGGCGATCTGGCCGGGCGCGGGCGGAAAGCTGCTCGTCCTGGCGGTGATGCTGTCGACCGTCGCGACCCTGGAGACGACGCTGATACAGGTGACGCGCACGCTGTTCGCGATGGGCCGCGACCGGACCGTCCCCGCCGCGTTCGGGCGGGTGCACCGGCGCTGGAACACCCCGTGGGTCGCGGTCGCCGTCGTCGGAGCGGTCGCGCTGGCCCTGTTCGTCGCGTCGAACGCGTTCGGCTCGGTCGGCGCCATCCTGGCGGGCGCGGTCGGCGCGATGGGACTCCAGATCGCCTTCTACTACGGCCTCGCCGGGCTCGCCGCCGTCGTCGCGTACCGCCGCCTGCTGCTGACGTCCGTACGGGACTTCGTGCTGGGCGGGGTGTGGCCGCTCGCGGGAGCCGTCTTCATGCTGTGGATCTTCTGCGAGTCGCTGACGGCGCTGCCCGCCGCGTCGCTGTGCGTCGGGCTCGGCGGGCTCGCGGCAGGTCTCATTCCGATGATCTGGTACTGGCGGCGGGGCAGTTCGTACTACCGTCCGGCGAAGCTGGACGCGGTACGCGCGCTGGCGGCGGAGACCGGCCGGACCCACGGGTCGCACGACCCGTACGACCCGGCCGGGCCGTACGGCGACGTACCGCGGCAGCACCGGCCGGCCGCCGACGAGACCCTGGCGACCGACTTCTGA